A stretch of DNA from Arthrobacter globiformis:
CCCGTTGGAGGGCATGAAAAAACCCGCCTTCCTACCTTTCAGTAGGTCAGACGGGTTTTTCCGTGGGTGGCAGATGAGGTGTCTAGTTTCACGACATAGTTGACGCATGAGTCGGGACATCGTTGACAGGTGATGCTTGTCCGGTGAGTCGGGACATCGTTGACACTTTGGTGTTGCTTGGATGGCTCATGTCGAAGCAGAAAGTCATCGTCCTGGCGGTCACGGTCCAAGGGTTATCGGTCAGCGAGACCGCGCGCAGGTACGGGGTGAGCCGTCAATGGGTTCATGAACTCCTCGATCGCCACCGCGCCGGCGGACTCCCGGCCGTCGAACCCCGATCGCGGCGCCCGAAGAGCAATCCCCGCGCTACCGGGGCCGGTATCGCCGAACGCATTCTCGGGCTGCGCAACGAACTGACCGCGGCCGGCCTCGACGCCGGCCCGGTCACGATCGCCTGGCACCTCGAACGCGAAAATCTGCGGGCGCCCTCGACCTCGACGATCCGCCGGATCCTGCACGCCGCAGGCCTGATCACCCCGGAGCCGAAGAAGCGGCCCAAAGCCTCGCTGCACCGCTTCGAAGCGCACCAGCCCAACGAAACCTGGCAGTCCGACTTCACCCACTGGGCCCTGGCCGACGGCACCGACACCGAGATCCTGAACTTCCTCGATGACCACTCCCGCTACCTGCTCGCCTGCACCGCCTACCGGCCGGTGACCGTCAGCGCCGTGGTGGCGACCTTCCTCTCCTGCGCCGCCGAGTACGGACTCCCGGCCTCGACCCTGACGGACAACGGCATGGTCTACACGACCCGCCTCGCCGGTGGCAAAGGCGGACGGAACGCCTTCGAACACCAGCTCCACGCCCTGGGCATCACGCAAAAGAACGGCTCCCCGAACCACCCGCAGACCCGGGGAAAGATCGAACGGTTCCACCAGACCCTCAAACGCTGGCTGACCGGGCAGCCCCGCGCCCACACCCTCCAGGACCTCAACGAACAGCTGGGAAAGTTCCGGCACATCTACAACCACGAACGCCCGCACCGGGCCCTGGACCGGAGCACCCCGGCCGACGCTTACACCGCAACACCCAAAGCCGCCCCCGCGGTCGCCAGGCAAGGCGATCACTGGCGCCAGCGCATCGATCGAGTGGACCGGTTCGGGAAACTCACCCTCCGCCACGCCGGCCGGCTCCATCACATCGGCATCGGCCGCGTCCACGCCGGCAAACACGTCCTGATGCTCATCCACGACACCGACGTCACCATCAGCGACACCGCCACCGGCGAGATCATCCGGGAGCTCACCATCGACCCAACCCGGGACTACCAGCCCAGACAAAGAAAAACACCCCGGTCCGAAGACCGGGGTGTTTTTGTCAATGATGACTCGACTCATCCGTAAAGGATGTCTCGACTCATCACATGGGTGGCAGATGAGGGATTCGAACCCCCGTAGGCGTTGCCAGCTGATTTACAGTCAGCCCCCTTTGGCCGCTCGGGTAATCTGCCGAACTTCAAAAGAAGATCACCACGGCTTTGTTTCCATCACCGCGGCAAGACAACCTTACAGAACTTCTGCCGAAGAATAAAATCGGGGATCCGCAGTCCGAAAATCCGCGGAAAATCAGGCTTCGCCAAGGATCCGGCCGGCCAGCTTGGCCTCAAACCGCAGCGCCTGCTCCTCGGTGATCTGGTTGAGCTG
This window harbors:
- a CDS encoding IS481 family transposase produces the protein MSKQKVIVLAVTVQGLSVSETARRYGVSRQWVHELLDRHRAGGLPAVEPRSRRPKSNPRATGAGIAERILGLRNELTAAGLDAGPVTIAWHLERENLRAPSTSTIRRILHAAGLITPEPKKRPKASLHRFEAHQPNETWQSDFTHWALADGTDTEILNFLDDHSRYLLACTAYRPVTVSAVVATFLSCAAEYGLPASTLTDNGMVYTTRLAGGKGGRNAFEHQLHALGITQKNGSPNHPQTRGKIERFHQTLKRWLTGQPRAHTLQDLNEQLGKFRHIYNHERPHRALDRSTPADAYTATPKAAPAVARQGDHWRQRIDRVDRFGKLTLRHAGRLHHIGIGRVHAGKHVLMLIHDTDVTISDTATGEIIRELTIDPTRDYQPRQRKTPRSEDRGVFVNDDSTHP